In the Rhinatrema bivittatum chromosome 6, aRhiBiv1.1, whole genome shotgun sequence genome, one interval contains:
- the NEXMIF gene encoding neurite extension and migration factor produces MDDQQEKDLPTQDPSTVLINGVNENESQELGSGVKSFAAPDAAVTFSALAGTQKENQGCSRVLPPLTSKDPCLLSPSSPLRLTDVTEHASSDSSTHAISLTSCVTKGMNSWSLPGESEKAPFTLMEPGGISALTGDCLMQQSRTCLGCFIESKDSIDAEPGISLKVSDVNRDYDTCSVSDIGIHCMSTGETMRYGDQLLSDQLLSFPVHKSRAADKRDAEKSDSDSEDPAQKSYYDGLLLDKCNGDEALLTNSSQEWGYFESFISESKIELLDLCSKNELSVNLFSEEDVDNYMFDDDDSTLGSDVCSLKIRYESFQDNMREKTSALQDDAQFNFFPSVFANCTKRESKSAVRKTMDPSQFKSEEDGTWGDEEEEEEEEEEKGEEKAALNRNCNTTDVVQYISTKRTHFLDSVNSTEDSGEFSDDSSCTESSYDALREIKDCTGYLSREHSNSFIQQNYGLRAKRKVRYSDDYLYDVDSIDSEKILEKKEQPPDGPKKEDDDDWCPKKRRKVSRKEPPVVIKYIIINRFKGEKHMLVKLGKLDANETTVTLNDDLLHKYEKLSPLKGFWQERWRTRMDFLKSAMYKHSFYLNGSETAFLPHPRKRKCKLANRHRIQRIQAIEQSLSKQDFSSYDQKQAGSSSKDDAGLTGLHTLTIAAPSCANRLHLGDITDLASLKCKPLEREYSGPEKKVLRRIKFKSEARLKCKKIKAAQEDDKPTNPAEASAVVEDQVSEAGLKDDNIHCVPENSHISECHADNADKNSAFLPATCSPDKPMPSANITTNVPLIPGGYLQTLLDASDSSNHTGVAYFTHHSSGQNPISLIQPDKQFSSLQLAQSCVLSPPSESELQQSPHHLEIESTFSSMWHGKPPNSQAEFIPDLRDASILHGEFIASTVSPSAENIQAPGYHQIHLNSSKLLYQKKHVQDNQLQPDDSYQSCHFNNGEGHFNFQRGALSTDDGRLISFDSVGSLSVSSSNYSSLSLKSSEKDGDDDINDDFLAHCSPKLVIQQSIDEITPLKESTDLLDISNFTPDKFRHSSLSEMSPPDTPNLSPQITGSETKSLGDLKGFQDGVQGVLSNAEKVKWNCTVLQSQEPVDNGFTLNNHQFQFHMFNDEDSVSLLEKGPCLSTFSEPAGQISTNGKVSKSKKKGSSSKNGSTNQNPSPKNSKKKAPKGNKGTAKTQTKNTRQGSRSTKKGKNANGVTSERTQMVGSRSAAQLNNITSTTKTLAECIQHCGPTSLKMGKHNGVSSDWQLVKANSTNWSEPRLANTNNLLDDDQREFQEPSNILSNIASGMADVQRFMMASIEPLWGPVGHNNSVPDIFRSPESNSLKLKTLKILAGTTQEPKKKTNSNSPGSSKNHKSTSKGSTKNNAKQAAYDLSHFTCATGYGTDIHSPFFDKNFGNLSTLGNNGPTHKKLYRHKSSSKSLRDENCKVKRAEREQAHKGPSVTAAFERLREFHYILLKAETTFFFFFYFLPV; encoded by the exons ATGGATGACCAACAAGAAAAGGATTTGCCCACGCAGGACCCAAGTACGGTCCTGATTAATGGGGTGAATGAAAATG AATCCCAAGAGCTGGGGAGTGGAGTGAAGTCCTTTGCGGCTCCAGATGCCGCCGTCACGTTTTCAGCCCTGGCGGGAACGCAGAAGGAGAATCAAGGGTGCTCTCGAGTGCTGCCACCCCTGACTTCAAAGGATCCCTGTTTGTTAAGCCCCTCTTCTCCTCTTAGACTCACGGATGTGACTGAGCATGCTTCAAGTGACTCCTCCACGCACGCCATCTCCCTTACGTCCTGCGTAACAAAGGGCATGAACTCCTGGTCCCTGCCAGGCGAGAGCGAGAAGGCCCCATTCACTCTGATGGAGCCTGGAGGCATCTCTGCTCTGACTGGTGACTGCTTGATGCAGCAGAGCCGGACCTGTCTCGGTTGCTTTATTGAATCGAAAGACAGCATTGATGCGGAGCCTGGAATAAGCTTGAAAGTGAGTGATGTCAATAGGGATTATGACACCTGTTCGGTCTCTGATATTGGGATTCACTGCATGAGCACAGGAGAAACGATGAGATATGGGGATCAGCTGCTTTCAgaccagctcttaagcttcccggTGCACAAGTCAAGGGCGGCAGACAAAAGAGATGCCGAGAAATCCGACAGCGACTCAGAGGACCCTGCTCAAAAAAGTTATTATGATGGATTACTCTTAGACAAATGTAATGGTGACGAAGCATTGCTTACCAATTCCAGCCAGGAATGGGGCTactttgaatcttttattagcgAGAGCAAAATTGAGCTGCTTGACCTGTGCTCTAAAAATGAGCTGTCAGTCAACCTGTTTTCAGAAGAGGATGTGGATAATTACATGTTCGACGATGATGATTCAACCCTGGGAAGCGATGTCTGCTCCTTAAAGATTAGATACGAATCTTTCCAGGACAACATGAGAGAAAAGACCAGCGCCCTGCAAGACGATGCCCAGTTTAACTTTTTCCCAAGTGTGTTTGCCAACTGCACGAAGCGGGAGAGCAAAAGTGCAGTGAGGAAAACTATGGACCCATCCCAATTCAAGTCTGAAGAGGATGGCACTTGGGGGgacgaagaagaggaggaggaggaggaggaggaaaagggggaaGAAAAAGCTGCCTTAAATAGAAACTGTAACACTACAGATGTTGTTCAGTACATAAGCACAAAAAGAACCCACTTCCTAGATTCAGTTAATTCAACCGAGGACTCGGGCGAGTTCAGCGATGACAGCTCTTGCACCGAGTCTTCCTATGACGCATTGAGAGAGATCAAGGACTGCACCGGGTACCTGTCCAGGGAACATTCCAACTCTTTTATTCAGCAAAACTACGGGCTGAGGGCTAAGAGAAAAGTCCGCTACAGTGATGACTATCTGTATGATGTGGACTCCATCGACAGCGAAAAGATCTTAGAGAAAAAGGAACAGCCCCCCGATGGCCCTAAAAAGGAGGATGACGATGACTGGTGTCCAAAGAAAAGGCGAAAAGTATCCCGGAAAGAGCCTCCCGTCGTCATCAAATACATTATCATAAACCGGTTCAAGGGGGAGAAACACATGCTAGTGAAGCTCGGTAAACTTGATGCCAATGAGACCACGGTGACCTTGAACGATGATCTGCTCCACAAGTATGAAAAGCTGTCGCCTCTGAAGGGCTTCTGGCAGGAGAGGTGGCGGACGAGGATGGATTTCCTGAAATCAGCAATGTACAAGCATAGCTTTTATCTGAATGGCTCGGAGACCGCCTTCCTTCCTCACCCTAGGAAAAGAAAATGCAAACTGGCAAACAGGCACAGGATTCAAAGAATTCAAGCCATTGAGCAATCACTAAGCAAACAGGACTTTTCCTCTTACGATCAGaagcaggctggcagcagcagcaaagatgATGCTGGACTTACAGGCCTGCATACATTAACCATTGCTGCTCCCAGCTGTGCaaacagattacatttaggtGATATCACGGATCTTGCCTCTCTGAAGTGCAAACCACTAGAAAGGGAATACAGCGGGCCAGAAAAGAAAGTGCTGCGGAGAATCAAGTTCAAAAGCGAAGCCAGGTTGAAATGCAAAAAAATCAAAGCAGCACAGGAAGACGACAAACCTACAAATCCAGCGGAGGCCTCTGCTGTCGTAGAGGATCAGGTCTCAGAAGCTGGTTTGAAGGACGATAACATTCATTGTGTGCCAGAGAACTCTCATATATCTGAATGCCACGCTGATAATGCTGATAAAAATTCTGCATTCTTACCAGCCACCTGCTCCCCTGACAAGCCTATGCCATCTGCTAACATCACTACCAATGTACCCCTTATCCCTGGAGGGTATCTGCAGACATTGCTAGATGCTTCTGATTCGTCAAACCACACGGGGGTCGCATACTTCACCCATCACTCTTCTGGGCAGAACCCAATCAGCCTAATTCAACCAGACAAACAGTTCAGCTCTCTACAACTTGCACAGAGTTGTGTCCTGTCCCCTCCCTCGGAGTCTGAGCTTCAGCAGTCGCCCCACCATTTAGAAATTGAGTCAACCTTCAGCAGCATGTGGCATGGGAAGCCCCCCAACAGTCAGGCCGAATTTATTCCTGACCTTCGGGATGCTTCTATCCTGCACGGCGAGTTTATTGCCTCCACGGTGTCACCAAGTGCAGAGAACATCCAAGCCCCCGGGTACCATCAGATACATCTAAATAGCAGCAAACTGCTCTACCAAAAAAAACACGTGCAGGATAATCAGCTGCAGCCTGACGATTCTTATCAGTCCTGTCATTTTAATAACGGAGAGGGGCACTTTAATTTCCAGCGAGGTGCACTTAGTACAGATGATGGCAGACTCATTAGTTTTGATTCAGTGGGCTCATTGTCAGTTAGTTCCAGCAATTACAGCTCTCTAAGCTTAAAGTCTTCTGAAAAGGATGGTGATGATGATATTAATGATGATTTTCTGGCCCACTGTAGTCCCAAGCTAGTGATTCAGCAGAGCATTGACGAGATAACTCCTCTGAAGGAGTCCACTGACCTCTTGGACATCTCCAACTTCACGCCCGACAAGTTCCGTCACTCGTCTCTCTCTGAGATGTCTCCACCAGATACCCCTAATCTTTCCCCTCAGATAACGGGGTCAGAGACCAAGTCACTGGGGGACTTAAAAGGCTTCCAGGATGGTGTTCAGGGTGTGCTGAGCAATGCTGAGAAGGTCAAATGGAACTGCACCGTCCTCCAGTCGCAGGAACCAGTTGACAATGGATTTACATTGAATAATCATCAGTTTCAATTCCATATGTTCAACGATGAGGATTCTGTCAGCCTGCTCGAGAAAGGTCCGTGCCTGTCGACGTTTAGTGAACCAGCTGGTCAAATTAGCACCAACGGCAAGGTGTCAAAATCTAAAAAGAAAGGCTCGTCGAGCAAAAACGGGAGTACCAACCAAAACCCCTCTCCgaaaaacagtaagaaaaaagCACCCAAAGGCAACAAAGGGACAGCCAAAACACAGACCAAAAACACCAGGCAGGGCTCCAGGTCAACAAAGAAAGGGAAAAATGCAAATGGAGTCACTAGCGAAAGAACTCAAATGGTTGGCAGCAGATCAGCTGCTCAATTAAATAATATAACCTCTACCACAAAGACATTGGCTGAATGTATTCAGCACTGTGGCCCAACCTCCTTAAAGATGGGAAAGCATAATGGAGTGTCCAGCGATTGGCAACTGGTTAAAGCTAATAGCACAAACTGGTCAGAACCTAGATTAGCAAACACTAACAACCTTCTCGATGATGATCAGAGGGAATTTCAGGAGCCCTCGAACATTTTGTCTAATATTGCATCTGGCATGGCAGATGTTCAGAGGTTTATGATGGCTTCAATTGAACCCTTGTGGGGGCCTGTAGGCCACAACAACAGTGTCCCAGACATATTCCGGTCACCAGAATCAAACAGCCTGAAATTGAAAACTCTAAAAATTCTGGCTGGGACAACACAAGAgcccaagaaaaaaacaaacagcaactCCCCAGGGTCTTCAAAGAATCACAAGTCAACCAGCAAGGGCTCGACAAAGAATAATGCAAAGCAAGCTGCTTATGACCTCAGTCATTTCACCTGTGCGACGGGTTACGGCACAGACATTCACAGTCCCTTTTTCGATAAAAACTTTGGTAACCTGAGCACTTTAGGCAATAATGGACCTACGCACAAAAAGCTGTACCGTCATAAATCCAGCTCTAAATCGCTGAGGGATGAGAACTGTAAAGTAAAGAGAGCAGAACGTGAGCAGGCACACAAGGGCCCGTCTGTGACCGCTGCTTTTGAAAGACTGAG GGAATTTCACTACATTCTTCTTAAGGcagaaacaacattttttttttttttttactttttacccGTGTGA